A single genomic interval of Carettochelys insculpta isolate YL-2023 chromosome 16, ASM3395843v1, whole genome shotgun sequence harbors:
- the LOC142021677 gene encoding noggin-2-like, with protein MQGPLALALWAGWLLAQRGATQPYLRLRPSPSDSLPVKDIVEQPDPEHDPKAQDLDERALRKKLGSGFDPAFMSVAAPAAGNLSSPAPPARPRAPAPLPGELRRLELGESPSGARLRLGKKARRKLLQWLWAHTHCPVRYAWKDLGVRFWPRYIKEGSCLAERSCSFPEGMYCKPAKSVPKTFLRWYCQGWARQKYCTWIPVQYPLISECKCSC; from the coding sequence ATGCAGGGGCCGCTGGCGCTGGCGCTCTGGGCCGGCTGGCTGCTGGCGCAGCGCGGCGCGACCCAGCCCTACCTCCGCCTGCGGCCCTCGCCCAGCGACAGCCTGCCCGTGAAGGACATCGTGGAGCAGCCGGACCCCGAGCACGACCCCAAGGCGCAGGACCTGGACGAGCGGGCGCTGCGCAAGAAGCTGGGCAGCGGCTTCGACCCCGCCTTCATGTCGGTGGCCGCCCCGGCGGCCGGGAACCTCTCCAGCCcggcgcccccggcccggccccgcgccCCGGCGCCGCTGCCCGGCGAGCTGCGGCGGCTGGAGCTGGGCGAGAGCCCGTCGGGGGCCCGCCTGCGGCTGGGCAAGAAGGCGCGGCGgaagctgctgcagtggctgtgGGCGCACACGCACTGCCCGGTGCGCTACGCCTGGAAGGACCTGGGCGTGCGCTTCTGGCCGCGCTACATCAAGGAGGGCAGCTGCCTGGCCGAgcgctcctgctccttccccgagGGCATGTACTGCAAGCCGGCCAAGTCCGTGCCCAAGACCTTCCTGCGCTGGTactgccagggctgggccaggcagaaGTACTGCACCTGGATCCCCGTGCAGTACCCGCTCATCTCCGAGTGCAAGTGCTCCTGCTGA